GGAGCCTCCGGGCAGGAAAAGATTGATCGACTTGGAGTTACCCTATAGTAACGAACCGGGTAGTATATAAGCGGACTTGTGCTACTGATGAATTTCTCAAATTCGAAGCTATCTACTTTTTCTTTTCCCAAATCTTAAAATAGCCCGAACAACCCATCGATACAGGGTATTCTGAATGAAAAAAGTGCTTAACTAAGAAGAACAAGTGAGCGcagattttaattttaaccTTTTTGGTCTCGTTCTTTCCACTCCACCTCGATGGCTTCTGTGCGCCCAACTTTTCCTGGCTGCTACATCagttttttcgcattttttttgctgttttttaatttgctgCACCGCTTCATAGAGcatttttcattaaattcCTGAATTAAGGCATTCCTCCGTGGCCTCCCATTGGACGCTGGTCATGTTCTGAAATAAGAGCAACATAGCAACCTTGTCCAAGTCCAAGACGACGACATGGTGACGACGATGCGATTGTTTAGGCCACGGCCAAGTTGCCAAGTGGCTTTGGCCACGACACTGGCTACCGGTTACGTTGGGAGTTCGCAACACAATTGGATCACACGTcgaaaaattgtttattacGTTAATGGGCTACTACAAATTATTTGGAAAATAACACCATACACTTATGATACTGAAAACATtgcaattaaatcaaattgctGGTTTATGGCTAAGatgcatttaaagtttgaaTTTGCTATAATGTATTCCAAATTGCTATTTTGCTTGGAATAAATATCATAATTGATATATATGAGCAGTGTATACTCAAGTTGTTTggaatttcatatttatttagttgCTATTTGTGGTCTCTGCCCTTTTGAGGCATTTTGAGTTTGGAGTCACCATTTCCTAGATTGAGATCTCGTAAAAGGCTGAAAATTAAATCAGTGTCAAAAATGCTTTATGATTGTCGAATATATTTggttttccatttatttatgcaatttaaaaatgaTATACAAAAAGTTGTAGTTAAAGTACTCTCGCATTGATAATCCTATTCAATTTACGAACTTTCACTGTTGCTAACTGAAATCCATATCGCCGGCTGCAGAGTTCCATGACATGAGGCCAGAACAAATCCATGTTCGGATTCCCTTCCCTAGATCCCCAGCCAGGCCCAGCTGGTATCCAGCACAATTCACTTAAGGCCACCGCTTTGACTGGCCCCCAACCAGTGGCCCCACGAATCCAGAGCATTTTTCTAACTTCCTTTTACCAATAGAACAAAACCAGCACAAAGCGCCGCGGATAAAGTGGAATGACAACAGGAGGGCTGGAGGAGATCTGTGGGCTGGCGATCGGCTAGATGGAGCAGGAGCCAACCGGTGGCGACCCAAAGCTATGCGAGAAAGAAACGGGCGCGAGATCAAGCCAGGTGAAGTCAAGTTCGAGTCACCGGTTGCATAGTTGACCAGATCGGGAGAAGCGAGAGCAGGAGATCCCAAGACTTTGCCACTCCATTGACCAGAGATGAGCACGAATCGTGACTGAATGATTGCGGATATGGCTATCAAATGGTCAATATATGGGAAACAAAGGTGGTTAATATAGATATTTTAATGGTAATGGAAATAGAAATCCAAATAGCaataatttgttttctttgaaatgttatcctttccttttcttttggaataatcttaaaaaaagaatttataTCGAAATTTGTATTgattaattagtttttttatCACTTATGTGATCGTGTCACGCGGTCATCTCCATTTGGAGCCACCAACTAGATACAGATATGCGCGGCGACCGCGACGAGTGCGCAGGCGCAGCCAGCGGCAACTGGACTGCTgcgcttctgctgctgctgcggttgctcctgctgctgctgctgctgcgactgcgcGGTTGCAGATACACTTTAGGGGCATGACATGACTCGCATACGAATTATTATAAACGATCTGGCGCAAAAACTAACAAGCGATGGGGCCGGGACTGGACTGGAATGGAATGGACCTCGCCTGCTGCTCTGtgggatgtggatgtggatggatGTGCTCTGTGCGGAGGAAGAGGtgcatgtggatgtggatgtggatgcggcgACCAAATGGGCGGCAAGGTGACGGCGAAGGCATCGGGCAAACGGGAGGCGGTCGGTCGGTCGGGTCGGGAAGGTGGAGCGACGGACGAGTTATGGTGGCCAATTGCAAAGTTAATGGAGTTTGGCTACTCCAGCAGTGAGAGGAGCAGATGGAGCAGGGGGATCGGGCTTGAGCTTGGGGTTGGGCttgggatcgggatcgggcaCGGGCACGGGCTCGGGCGACTTGAGCGGATGCTGGCCGAGAAGATACAGCTACCGGTTCGCGACTCGGTAAAGATTGAACTTAATTTTGCACAAATGCAATTTATAGAAAATTGTTGCCACTTGTTTTCACGTTGATGGCACTCGGGCACCGAGTAGATCATCGGGCGGGGTGGAGCCTGCTGGAGATAATAAATGCAGGTAGCCATTGGATTCCTGGATTCTGCCCGATGCCTGCAGCTTGGccattatttaaatttttgccCCTCCGCTGACCATGCTACGTTTTgcaaaaattaacaattaaaatgtCTAATGGCAGAAAAAGTGAGGCGCGATAGAGAAGGAGAGCCGGGCCGGATCATAAAGACGCTGGCCCATCCAGGTAGGTCGACATAGGTGACTCCTTCTTGGAACTTCCACTCATCAGGCGGGGCAAttagttttcccttttttgtaTCGGGCGCAGTTCATCTGGGGATTCGCGTAGGATCGATGGAATCCGAGCAGAGGAAGTGGAAATGAGCGAATGGATTAGCGCGGTATGGTTTATTGGCGAGTCGCGGCCATAAAACTGCGTCCTAATCCATCAACGAATGGAATCTTCTCGAATCAAGGGTCCCGAAGGACAGGTAACCGATACCTAGTTACCGCTGCGTATCGAGCTATAAAAAGACGCACTGCATCCTGTAACCCAAACAGTCTTGATTGCTCGCAGCATTTGTCACAATATGCTAATTGTTCGCTATCTAATCGCCTTGgtcttttccattttcatggTGGCCACATCTCTAAAGATCGAGGAGCGCTACCGGCGCTGCAATGGCTACAAGATATCCACTCCGGATCGGTTGGTCATCAAAATGGAACGACGCGGCGGAAAGTGTCCAACCAAGTTCCTAGAAAAGAGGCGTCTAAAAGTTTAAGACAGATTGCAAGGATCCCAAAGCCGTAAATCAGtgatggaaaattaaattaaagccTCAGAGGCAATTCACAATGTATTAAATTCAGTCaagtgaaatttaaaaatataattaagatTTACTGAGATCACCTGCTAAgcaaaaatatacaaaaagtaaaaataagacacaatgtgtgtgttttaaaaatataactttGCAAAATTGTAAACTAGTGAttggcaaatatatatatatttatattataagcTCCAatagtttttaaaaataaataattttaatttttaataaaaataaaatcttttTATAAAAAACCAGAGTGTTTTGATTGTCTTTCATTAATGTGAGTAATACTTTTATCCAGTAAATGTTTTTagccaattatttttataaaggAATAAGTTTAAAGTCATTTTTTTCAACATTCGGGCGCATTTAGTTTATtcgtatatatttataacttTTATTTAGAAAGGTATTTTACATGTATAGTTTTGTGTAGGTATTAGATGACACCAAGTTTGCATTCCTGTTTGCTGTTCTAATTACTTGTATTATACATTAGCTGGGACACTTAAATTTACAAAAGCACatacattaattaatgcagttttaatatataaatagcTTATCGAAgcattgtattttattttaccaaACCATATGCAAAGCGTAAATCAAGAAAcgaaatatttcaatttcaaacTTTTGTGCTAATACTCAAATAAATAGGTAcatcatttattttttttttttggcaactaCAATGGAACATTTTTTCATACGTTTCGTAGACATTCAAAGGATAagttgtatatatatttgtatatatatatatatatgtgtatatggaTATAGTTGAGTCTTAGCTTTAGTTTAATTGCACTAAACATTTGCGTTTATCCATTATGCTAATCTTTGTGTTTGGcttatttttttggtttgttgaAATGCTTGAATTGTTAGTTTAACCAAGAGCTCTGGGTTCCGGATAGTCTTCCCGCTGTCCGGGAACTTACTTCTTAAAGCAGGAGATGGGATTAAAGTAGCACTGCCGGTATCTAACTTGACGTTTGCTCTCGGGCAGCCGATAAAGTTCATTCACATTGCCGTAGGTGGGACTCCTCAAGTAGGCGCTGTAACTACTATCAAAGCTAATCACAATTTTTCATTATCCGCAATGGTTAATAGTGCTTTCGCCTTACGTGGGTCTGTATTGGGCAAAGAGCATCTGCAGCCGGTCCATGGGAATATTGGGATAGATGACCTGGGCTGGCATATCGTAGCCACCACCATAGGCGCCTCGCACGTCCTCCGCTTCCTGGGCATCGAGTCCATCGGAGTCCTTAAATCCGAACGAATAAGCCACATTTGCTACACGCTCTGCCAGGATATTACTCACCGGTCCTGTTTCGGCACCCGAAGGTCGTGCCTCGCTGAGGGCAAAGAGCAGGGCGAGGAGTAGGCCGTAGCACAATAATATCTGCAcgaatttcatcatttttaaACGCTTCTGCACTgaaagtattaaaaaaaacCTTTAAAAATTAGTCTAATTCAATTattgtaaataatttaatgTCCATATAGTTATGAATTGTTGTAGCATTCCAATTAATGCAAATGCTAGCAAAACTTCAAAGAGAAACCTCCAGGACTTTGTGCCCGGCTAATCCCGATGCACAAAGGTTGTCAAGTGGCGAGTACAGGCAAAAAATCGCCATGAAGTTCAGCTAGCCACAGTTTTAATTAAAGCTCTCCGGGATTCAGTGGAATTGCCCTTATAcgcatatttattattttgtaacaCTTTAGACACCGTTCAACCTGAAATGGCCGGGCAACAAAGCCAGATGGCAGTTACTCAAAACACTTGCTGCCACAAACGTGACGTGCATTTGTGCCTTTCTGACGCAGATTGCAGTCCTCGGAGTACTGTTTTTCACCTTAGCCCGGCTTAAGTGCATTTCCGCAATTAAAAGCGGATATGGAGCTGCAGCTTAAGCGATGCAACAACCGCACCCACACGGTCATCCACTTATGCGTTGCATCCGTAATACAATGGTCGATAGTGCAACGTGTGGCAGCCACACAATGGCCAGGGTGCATGGCCTTGTTGGCCAAACTTTAATTGATTTCATCAGAAGCTGACAAAAGACGTGCTGGGGTTCCCTTCATGTGAGTGTATATGTATTAAAGAACTTTCATGGCCAGTTTCGTAACGTGTTGTCAACTTGGTAAAAGTGATTGATCAAACAAAGGGTTATTCAATCAATTCTTCAAAGCTATAAAGGTAAAAGGTcagaaagtatgcaacaaaacATATAATACAGTATCCATTGCAAAAATCAAACGGATATCATTATGTAAGAAATGTTGAAGGAATCAGATTTATGATGTATTTCATGAACAATTCTTTATGTGCATACTAAGTACGATAATACTAATTAGTAAACAAATTGTATTACATTACATTACCCCCTACCACCTTGTGAATTAAGCATATTAAGTAATTAGATCAAAGGTAGAAACCAAAGTAATCTAAATGACAGAATATCCCAAGCACTGCCACTAAAACTGCAATCAGCAACTAATTACTTGAATTACATAAATTATGGCATCATGGTAATTTAAGTGGGTGTGAAATCAAAAGGAAAACCTCTCCCGCAGGACATGAATACATAAAGAGCCCCTGTTTTGAACATAAATCGCCGTTGGGACGGGGAAAATGAGGTCATTAAATGACTTTCAGTATCGTCATCATAATCATCATAATCATCTGCATGCAACAGGTAAGCGAGAAAGCCAAAACCATCGGCGTGGGCATAAAAAGCCATATAGACATGGCCCATCGAGGACCTCATCGCTGTGGCCCGTAAACGTTAACGACTTGTCTCATTTGCTTGCTGCAGCTCATAAAATGTTGCTGCTCCTAGATGGTCCTTAAATTTCAAGCAGCCGGTTATGTGAATGCATTTTGCGACGGAGTTTGTTATGCTTTCCAAAATCTAAATTGCAAATTAGCTCTTTGTTTCGCAGAAAGCAGTTTGTAAATGGCCATATTTCCTAAACTATGGCATTTATTATCTGCTGAGATTATAATTTCAGCTACTTAAAACATTGATAAATATTGGCTCATATGCGAACATTTTCGTTTATAAATTGGCAAAAGTGCATGCGATTCGCTTAAAACACTTTACGCGGAGTTAATTACAATGCCCACAAAGTGGCCAACTAAACTTTGAGctcataaaatatttgttagATTAAGCAGCTAGTGGGtgataaataaaaactaatgaCGAGGTGGCCAACTTCTGTCCAACCAACGCAGTGGCTTTAGCTGGATCAAATGGAATAATAAAAAGGCCAAAAGCAGACGGGGCCTGAAAGCCcaagccaaagccaaacaTAATCAGGACACATTTATTGCCACCGATAAATAATGCTCGAATGttaattggaaatttaatcTCGCCGCCGTGGCAGCCAAAGAGTTGCAAGTACTAAAACACAAAGCGctgaaaaaaaataaggaaaagtAAAGTGCAATTTCACGTGGCACTTTAGGCTCTACGTTATTATCCTGCCAAACTTAATTCCGGTTTAATTCCGAGTTCCGTTCActttttttgtcaaatttttAGCCTGTGGCAAttgaaactttaaaattaGCCAAGACCGAATGTCGttgggcaaatatttgccggAAGGACCTGGCGTGGGCTTcattaatgtgtgtgtctGACAGGAGCCGGCAGGACGATGGCCGTGTCCTTGGCCAAGTGATTTATCTGGTCATATGATATTTTCGAGGcggcaaattaaaattacgtCAGTCAGTCACCGAAAACTGGAAACTTCAGACATCTTCAAATATACGTATCAAGAGGTTTGAAATGTTTCCTTTTTCCCTTCCAGGGGTGTGGAGCACTTGAAGTTGTATCGAGTTTCTGGGGGGGATCTGTTTTTTGTGGTTGCGTTCCGGATTTGCGGAAAATGCGGTTCGATGTGGAGGAGTTATTTACCCAATTAGATTTCAAGTTAAAAAGCTGCGCATTCTTTTGAAGTGAAATGTTTTCGAAAATATGTCCTAAAGAATTTGTGGTTAGGAATAAATTTAGAATAGATCAATTGCCGCAGGTATTTGGTTGAATTTTCCAGTACATTTTGTTTGCGCtacttaaatattaataaaaatatgtctatttttgtttatttaacctGATTATCGCAGCACGAAGCGTCTTAAGCAAACAAGTAGCTGGCCCTTCTCCGCCAGATTTTCCCCCCTCACATTTCAGCGGAAAATTATCTGCCTCATTGATGCCCTTAACCCGCAGGAAAATTGCCAAGAAATCCGTGGGCGTattctaataaatattaaatgcaatttgattGCGGTTTCGGCGGGAATCGACCGAAGCTAAACCAGAGCAAGTCAACTGAAGTTATTTATTATCAGCAACTCGAATCGAGATTGAAGTTCAAATCAAATGAGGTGAATGTTTTGTGCGCGCTCCTGATTTTTCTACGCCTAATAAATAATTCACATAATTTTCAAtgagcagcggcagcagttcCACCTAATTTCGTCTGTCATTAGGTGGTTCTGGTAAAGTCCCTGAGGAAATTGATGCTCTGGCAtattcaaaacaaaaagaaaagccaaCAGGGTGGTAATATATGGCCTATGAATtgcacatatatgtatgtcaaAATGTGGGAGTTTTGCAAGGGCAAAAAATCAACCTTTCTTTACCTTCAATGCCGTAAAGGCCTATCAATTTTCTGCAACTTTTATGAACTCAATTTAGGAAGAGCACCTTTGACTCAATTTAAACGAGAAACAAGCAAATTGACTTGAATCATTCATTGAAGAGATTTTTTTAAGGATATTTCAGATACTGGGTTGcacttttaaattattaagatacctatttatttagttattgtccacaaatatagaaaataagTTCTGAATATTTTAGTAATAACAAAAAAGGTGGGacaagaaaatattttaaaatatttcactatattaatattttactatTTAAAAGTGTCCAAGTTTCTGTCCCTATTAtttttctattattattattttatattattttaaaaacatttaacatAGGAATTTCTATTTCATTGATATTAACTGATTCGAGTGTAAAGAGTGTAACTTGTACGATATGATAACAGCGGCTATAATTCTTTTGTCCTGCGATATTTCACCTGTGGCACAATTTCCGCGcccacaaattaattgtggcAGACACATAACTGCCCAATTCAATTAATCGCTGAATTCCAATTGGCGAAGGTAAATAGTACAATACTCACCGATACTTTTCGTCTGGATGAGATTGGGAATCGCCGGC
This genomic stretch from Drosophila mauritiana strain mau12 chromosome 2L, ASM438214v1, whole genome shotgun sequence harbors:
- the LOC117142117 gene encoding uncharacterized protein LOC117142117 isoform X3, coding for MMKFVQILLCYGLLLALLFALSEARPSGAETGPDSDGLDAQEAEDVRGAYGGGYDMPAQVIYPNIPMDRLQMLFAQYRPTYSAYLRSPTYGNVNELYRLPESKRQVRYRQCYFNPISCFKK
- the LOC117146723 gene encoding uncharacterized protein LOC117146723, whose amino-acid sequence is MLIVRYLIALVFSIFMVATSLKIEERYRRCNGYKISTPDRLVIKMERRGGKCPTKFLEKRRLKV
- the LOC117142117 gene encoding uncharacterized protein LOC117142117 isoform X1 yields the protein MMKFVQILLCYGLLLALLFALSEARPSGAETGPDSDGLDAQEAEDVRGAYGGGYDMPAQVIYPNIPMDRLQMLFAQYRPTFDSSYSAYLRSPTYGNVNELYRLPESKRQVRYRQCYFNPISCFKK
- the LOC117142117 gene encoding uncharacterized protein LOC117142117 isoform X2, whose amino-acid sequence is MMKFVQILLCYGLLLALLFALSEARPSGAETGPDSDGLDAQEAEDVRGAYGGGYDMPAQVIYPNIPMDRLQMLFAQYRPTSYSAYLRSPTYGNVNELYRLPESKRQVRYRQCYFNPISCFKK